DNA sequence from the Candidatus Binatia bacterium genome:
GTGCTTCTGCTTCGAGGATCAGGCGCTCGGCCCGCGCGAGACGCGGGTGCTTCCGGTCTACTTCGCCCTCTCCCCGCGAACCCCGGGCAACGTGCACGAGGTGCAGCTCAACTACACGCTCTTCCCGCGCGATGAGAACGACAAGTCCGCCCCGCTGACCGGGAAGCGCTCGCTGTGACAGAGATCGTCCGGGGAAGGGAAGAGGCCGCGGCTTCAGCGTCGGGCGCGGAGTCCGCGGCGTCCGGCAGCGATCCGGCCCAGGACCCCGCCGTCAAAGCCCGCCTCCGCCGCATCCTCCTGGGAATCACGATCCTCTGCCTCATCCTGGGAGCCGCCGGCTACGCCTTCGTCCAGTGGATGGCTAGCCTTCCCCCAGGAACCTTGAAGAAGCCGTAGCCCTCGCCCCCGCGCAGCGCCCGGTTGCCCTTCGAGATAAGGTCTTAGACCGCGTCCCCCGAGTAGATCGCCATGATCCGCCGCAAGAGCTGGATCGCGTCCGTCCGCTTCCGCTGAAACGAATTCCGCCCGATGATCGAGCCGAATCCGCCGCCGTCCCGGATGGCGCGGGCCTCCTGCAGCACGTCCTCGTCGCTGTCCTTCTTCGCCCCGCCCGAGAAGATCACGATGCGGCGCCCGTCGAAGGACGACTGGACCACGTGGCGTACCCGCTCGGCCAGGGTGCCGACCGGGATCGAATACTTGTCGTAGACCTTCTTCGCCTCGGGCTGCTCGATGTGCGCGGCGGGAAGCTTGACCTTGATCACGTGGGCTCCGAGCTGCGCCGCGATCTGCGCGGCATAGGAGACCACGTCGATGGCCGTCTCGCCGTCCTTCGAGAGGTCCGAGCCCCGGGGATAGGACCAGACGACCACCGCCAGCCCCACCCGCTTCGCCTCCTCGGCCAGCTTGCGGAGCTGCTCGTACATGTGTCCGGCCTGCGAGGAGCCGGGATAGATCGTGAATCCGATGGCGGCGCAACCCAGCCGCAGCGCCTCGCCGACGCTTCCGGTCACCGACGAGAGAGGATCCTTCTCGTCGTGAAGGACGTCATGGTTGTTCAGCTTCAGGATGAGCGGAATCTCGCCCGCGTAGTCCGCCGCGCCGGCCTCCAGGAAGCCGAGCGGCGCCGCGTAGGCGTTGCACCCCGACTCGATCGCGAGCTCCACGTGGTAGCGCGGATCGTAGCCGGCGGGATTGGGGGCGAAGGAGCGCGCCGGGCCATGCTCGAAGCCCTGGTCCACCGGCAGGATCACCATCCGGCCCGTTCCGGCGAGAATCCCGTGATTCATCATGCGGGCCAGGTTGGCCTTGCTCCCCGGATTGTCCGAGGCGTACCAGGAGAGGATCTCGCGCACGCGGCCGGGACCCGGCCGGGCGGCGGTGCGGCTTTCGGCGACAGCGGTTTGAGCGTTCATGCGGGCCAT
Encoded proteins:
- a CDS encoding class I fructose-bisphosphate aldolase; translation: MNAQTAVAESRTAARPGPGRVREILSWYASDNPGSKANLARMMNHGILAGTGRMVILPVDQGFEHGPARSFAPNPAGYDPRYHVELAIESGCNAYAAPLGFLEAGAADYAGEIPLILKLNNHDVLHDEKDPLSSVTGSVGEALRLGCAAIGFTIYPGSSQAGHMYEQLRKLAEEAKRVGLAVVVWSYPRGSDLSKDGETAIDVVSYAAQIAAQLGAHVIKVKLPAAHIEQPEAKKVYDKYSIPVGTLAERVRHVVQSSFDGRRIVIFSGGAKKDSDEDVLQEARAIRDGGGFGSIIGRNSFQRKRTDAIQLLRRIMAIYSGDAV